The Malus sylvestris chromosome 12, drMalSylv7.2, whole genome shotgun sequence genome contains a region encoding:
- the LOC126591896 gene encoding syntaxin-related protein KNOLLE — protein sequence MNDLMTKSFTNYVDLKKEAMKDLDLEAGHNNNVEMSSSTTNMHTDLGLFLEEAEKVKQEMASVRDILMRLQQANEESKSLHKSEALQSLRSRINADITAVLKKTKTIRSQLEDMDRANAANRRLSAYKEGTPIYRTRMAVTSGLRKKLKELMMDFQGLRQRMMSEYKETVGRRYFTVTGEQADEEVIEKIISNGGGNGAEEFLGKAIQEHGRGKVLETVVEIQDRHDTAKDIERSLLELHQLFLDMAVMVEAQGEQMDDIEHHVMNASHYVKDGTKHLNTAKGYQRSSRKWMCIGLIILLLLILVIVIPIATSFSHS from the coding sequence atgaaCGACCTGATGACAAAGTCGTTCACCAACTACGTGGATCTAAAGAAAGAGGCTATGAAAGATTTGGACTTGGAAGCCGGGCATAATAACAATGTGGAGATGTCATCCTCCACCACAAATATGCACACCGACCTTGGTCTGTTCCTGGAAGAGGCCGAGAAGGTGAAGCAGGAGATGGCATCTGTTCGCGACATTCTCATGCGTCTGCAGCAAGCCAACGAGGAGAGCAAGTCCCTCCACAAGTCCGAGGCATTGCAATCCTTGCGCAGCAGAATCAATGCGGATATTACGGCAGTGCTGAAGAAAACAAAGACCATCAGATCTCAGCTAGAGGACATGGATCGTGCCAATGCCGCCAATAGGAGGCTCTCCGCCTACAAAGAAGGCACCCCGATTTACAGAACGAGGATGGCGGTGACGAGTGGCTTGCGCAAGAAGCTCAAGGAGCTTATGATGGATTTCCAGGGTCTGAGGCAGAGGATGATGAGCGAGTACAAGGAGACTGTTGGGAGACGCTACTTCACGGTGACGGGAGAGCAGGCGGATGAGGAGGTGATTGAAAAGATAATCTCGAATGGGGGTGGGAACGGGGCAGAGGAGTTTCTGGGGAAGGCAATACAAGAGCATGGGAGGGGGAAGGTGTTGGAAACGGTGGTGGAGATACAGGACAGGCACGACACGGCCAAGGACATCGAGAGGAGCCTGTTGGAGTTGCATCAGCTTTTCTTAGACATGGCAGTAATGGTGGAGGCTCAGGGGGAGCAGATGGATGATATAGAACACCATGTGATGAATGCTTCCCACTATGTCAAGGATGGAACAAAACATCTCAACACCGCCAAGGGCTACCAGAGGAGCAGCAGGAAGTGGATGTGTATTGGGTTGATAATTCTTCTGCTGCTCATTCTCGTCATCGTTATCCCCATTGCCACCAGCTTCTCTCACtcttga
- the LOC126593559 gene encoding uncharacterized protein LOC126593559, with product MVLVLLSKVPLLRLKQEKIMIFDDMVALLLSTECRMEDHNTSFHPDHTTVALFAPSGFSPNHGRGTTLHLSNGRTSSFSCGGFQGRGSFHGRGAGNPFVSRCSGSNGDLFHGGSGCGLFQSRGILPTPAAVFPHFSYLPNHVTVASSSFGYRNIGSSSNGCNYCGDHRHSTANCFKSPFSEGRYLSPQSHAMMASPMGNDQSPTWFVEVSLQDRGFRWTTNLFICVASAFRSPISCNF from the exons ATGGTGTTGGTCCTGCTTTCGAAAGTACCATTACTTCGGTTAAAGCAAgagaaaatcatgatttttgaCGATATGGTTGCTTTGCTCTTGAGCACTGAATGTCGTATGGAAGACCACAACACTTCTTTCCATCCAGATCACACTACTGTTGCTCTCTTTGCACCTTCTGGCTTCTCTCCAAATCATGGTCGTGGAACCACACTTCACCTTAGCAATGGTCGTACGTCTTCATTCAGTTGTGGTGGTTTTCAAGGTCGTGGCTCATTTCATGGTCGCGGTGCTGGTAATCCTTTTGTAAGCCGTTGCAGTGGTTCGAATGGCGATTTGTTTCATGGTGGATCCGGCTGTGGCTTGTTTCAAAGTCGAGGAATTCTTCCTACACCCGCTGCTGTTTTTCCTCACTTTTCCTATCTTCCCAACCATGTTACGGTtgcttcttcatcttttggataTCGTAACATTGGTTCTTCCTCTAATGGTTGTAACTATTGTGGTGATCATCGTCATTCTACTGCAAATTGTTTCAAGTCTCCTTTCTCTGAAGGTCGATATCTGTCTCCACAATCTCATGCTATGATGGCCTCTCCTATGGGCAATGACCAGTCCCCTACATG GTTCGTCGAAGTTTCCCTTCAAGACCGTGGCTTTCGTTGGACAACGAACCTCTTCATTTGTGTGGCATCAGCATTTCGGTCACCCATCTCGtgcaatttttaa